A region of the Planctomycetaceae bacterium genome:
TTTCATCGCTGCAGGAACTGAAGAACGTCGAGCTGGCGATCAGTGAAGCGCGACCCTTCGCATTGTGGATGAAAAAACAGCTTCCGCTGACCGGTGTGACCATGATTCCCTACAACGGACTGGTCGGCGAATTCCTGCTCAAGCCGGACTTCGCTCAGCAGGGTTACGTGTTCAGCGAACCGTTCGTTGCACGAGAAAAGGGCGGGGATCCCAAAGTTCTGATGTTGTCGGAAATCGGCTTCAACCCGTATGCCAGCCTGCTGGTGACCACCGAAGACGTAATCAATGCGAAGCCGGAACTGGTCCGCGATCTGGTCATCGCCTGTCAGCAGGGCTGGCAGCAGTATCTGGAATCTCCCGAAGCGACGAACCAGCGTCTGAATTTGGAGAACAAAGAGATTTCGATCGAAGCCCTGCAATACGCCGTCGATTCGCTGCGGCCGCTTTGCCGGACGGCCGATGGTGAGGTCTTCGGCAGCATGACCACAGAACGCTGGCAGCAACTGGTCGAACAAATCGAAGCCGTGCAGGTTGTCGAAGCGGGCAGCGTGAAGGCAGCAGACTGTTTCACGAATCGATTCCTGGAATCTGCTCCGTGAGCGCAGGTCGCGCCGCCCGCCGCCCGCGCCGCTCGCCGGTAGTGCCGCTCGCCGGTAGTGCCGCTCGCCGGTAGTGCCGCTCGCCGGAAGTGCCGATCTACCACGAACACCTCATTTGCGTGCTACCGCCGGGCGGTGACGGGATTACCGAACTGCGAACTGGAATCCTGCGAACGTTGCACGACCGCCATCCGGTGCAACGAATGCTCTGGGCAACGTGTCCTGCTGTGTGGCACGGGCTGTGCCAGTGGTTGCCGCAGCGCCGACGCACCGGCTCAGCCAGCGCCACACAATTCCTCAATTCCCTGCTGGCCAGGCACGCCTGGTCTGTCGGGCGTCATGGCAGAGTGCAGGTGTGCGTTCGAACGTTTGGGAGGGTGAGACTCCCGCCAGGCCGCTGCCGCAACGGATGTCCTGTGGCACAAGCGGCTCGACGGGAGCCTCACCCTCCCGAATCGCGCCGATTGACAGCGCCCGTTCAATCCATCACTACTCGGCTGACACAGCACTACACCATTCCCGAAACCAGCGTGCCGACGGTTGCCGATCTGTTTCGCACATTGGTTTCCTGGTCCGCAGGCTGAATTGTTCGGTACACTTTGACACCGCATTTCAGTGACAGCGCCGTCATCGATTTCAGGCGACGGAGACTCTCGTTGGACAGTTCCGTATCGCGGCTCAGCAGCAGCGCACCGGAATCGGTCAGAAGATCCTGTGCGAGCACCATGCCGGGGACCAGGTCGTCCGCATTGACTTCCAGAACACGTTCCAGTTCGCATCCGGCGGATTCGGAATCGCCAACACACCTGGCCAGAACCGCAACGATCGTCGGGTCGTACCATTCCGGCGCGCGGCGCTTTACGTCGGCGATGACACTGGTAACCGTGCGGTCCCTGTAGGTGACCTTTTCGTTCAGTTGTTTATCGAACGCGTCCGCCACGGCGATGATTCTGGCGCCCAGCGGAATGGTGTTGCCGCTGAGCCGGTCCGGGTAGCCGGTTCCGTCAAAGCGTTCGTGGTGATGACGGACAAAAGCCGCGGCGTCATCCAGAAACGGAATTGCCTTCACGATGGCTTCGCCGTCAGTGGCGTGTCGCTGCAGAGTGGCCAGTTCTTCTTTGGAAAGCTGGTTGCGCGGTTTTCTCAGCACGGCCCCCGGCAGATGAAGTTTGCCGATGTCATGGAACAGCGCGGCGGCTTCCAGTTGGCGAAGTTCGTCGTCACACAGCGACAGTTCGCGGCCGATTCGAAGCGAAAGATCGGCGACGCGGCGTGAGTGATTTCCGATGGTGGAACTGCTGATTTCGACAAGCTGAGCCAGCACGTTCAGTGCGCCTTTCAGCGTCTGATCCAGCCGTCCGCTGAGTTCGATGACCTGCGAGGTGCGTTCGGCGACGCGACGTTCCAGCCCTTCATTCAACTCGCGAAGCTGTTCGTTCTGCGCTTCGGACAGCACGTGCAGCCGCCGGTTTTCTTCAATCAAAGCAAACTGGGCCACGGCGTGCGAGATTGTCGAACGGAGCTGTTCGTCGTCCCACGGCTTCATCAGAAACCGATACACGGCGCCGCGGTTGATGGCGTCGACCGCGGCGGACATGTCGGCGTAACCTGTCAGAATGATTCGCACGGCATCGGGCTGGATGCGGCGGATCTGTTCCAGCAGGTCTGTGCCTTCCATGCCCGGCATTCGCTGATCGGAAACCACAACCGCGAATTCGTGTTCCTTCGCTAGTTCCAGAGCCTCACCGGCGGTCGTCGTGATGAAGACTTCGCTGTCCGTGTTCCGCAGGACGCGTTTGCACGCTCGTACGATGTTCGGTTCGTCGTCGACGAAAAGAATCTTCGGAATCCACATGGCCGGTCTCCTCGATGTCCGTGGTTTCCCGGTTCGAAACATCCGAACTCGGGACGCGATGCGGAAGCATTCCGCGCCGCTGACAGTTGACGAGGGGCGACTGCTGAAGAATCGTCCGTGATTCGATGATGGTGAATTATCGTTCCGCCGGAACCGTTTTCAGAATCGGACTGACACCGGAGATGTGTTCGTCAAAGCCGTTGTGGTAACCGTTGTCGCAGCCGGTGTTGTGCTGGAGTTTTCCTGATGCGGGCCGGGCCGGATCCGCAACCGGTGTTGCTGCCGGTCTGAGCGCCGGTCCGGTCGTGAACAGAAACGCACGGTGCAGCGCGGCGATATTCAGAGCCGTCACGCCGCCGGCGTCGCTCAGGCAGGTCGACAGAGAAATGTGGCGCAACTCCGATGCAGGCCGTGCTTCATCGAGTGTACCGGTTTCCGAAATCACAAGATCCGCATCGGCCGCGTCATCGCGATTCAGCGGTGTGTGTCCGCACGCCAGAGCCACCAGCCTGACAGCTTCGCGCACGTCCGGATCACTGACATCGATCACAACACTGTCACAGCGCTGCGAATTTTCGTTCAGCACCGGAGGCTGCATCGACTGCGACACGACCAGCCGGCGCAGAAGTTCGGCCCGATTCTGCCTGCTGAACAGTCGCGCCAGTTCCGCAGCGGACACGAACACTTCTCCGCTGGCGCGAGGAGCGACCAGTCGCGCCAGAACGTTGCCGTTCGCGACTGCCGAAGCCACAGACTGTACGCTGTCGTCGCAGTGGTGGTTCTCCACGATCACTCGCAGCGTCTGCGGAAGGTTCCAGGTTCGGCACAGCACGCCTCCCGCGCGAGCGTGGTCGATGCCAAACAGTTGCTGTTCCAGCAGTTGTAGAGGCACGCTGGTGGCGGAATGTTCTTCCAGCACACTGCGGTACCCTTCCGGGAACATCGACGCCAGCACAAGTTTTCCCATGTCGTGCAGCAGCCCGCCGGTAAACGCGAAATCAGCGTCCAGCGTTCCGTTGTGTTCCGCCAGAGTTCGCGCGGCGATCGCGGTCTGCAGACAATGTTGCCAGACATCGATGCCGCATTCCGTGCGCGGATCTTCGCTGTTCAGAACTTCCACAATGCCGGCGCCCAGCACCAGACTGTACACCGTGCGCGATCCGAGAATCACGACCGCTCGCGAGACAGTTTCGATGCGACCGTTCATTCCATAGAAGGGTGTGTTGGCGACTTTCAGCACCCTGGCGGCCAGCGCTGCGTCGGTGTTGATGACACGAGCGATCTCCGCGACGCTGCTGGTCGGGTCGCTCGACAGCTGCATCACCTGCACGTGCGTTTCAGGCAGCGCGGGAAGCCCCCGGATCATTTCCAGAACGCTGGTCATGTTCAGACTGCGCATGGCACGGCCTCCAGTAGTACCAGGCTGCCCCGTACGGAGCCGCCCTGACGAAGTGTGATGACAGTCGCTGCGAATTCTGTGTCGCCGATGCGGACGGTTTCCGATTCCGTTCCGTCCGCGACATCTCGCAGTGAACGGCGGATGGTTCTCGCCAGTTCCGGAGGGAAAACCTCATCGATCTCGTAGCCCACGGGAGACTCCAGCAGTTCGTCCGCCTGTCGGTTGGACAAAGCAACGATACTGTCGCGACTGACACCGATCAGCGGTTGCGGCAGTACCTGAACAATTTCCTGAGCCATCTGAAGCGACCGCGTGCGCTCTTCAATCAATGCCTGCTGGCGTTCCGAAAGGCTGCGAAGTTCCGCGTTGCGCTGAGCCAGTTCCTCCGTCAACTCCCGATGGCGAACGATCATCGAATGCTGTTCCAGGCAGACCTTCAGGTTCGCGCGCAGGTCGTCGTCGTTCCACGGCTTTGCCAGAAACCGGAAGATGTGCCCCTTGTTGATGGCTTCGACAATCGACGCCGCGTCCGCGTAACCGGACAGCACGACTCGCACGGTTTCCGGCGACCGCACGGCAACTTCCGACAGCAGCTCAGTTCCCGTCATGCCGGGCATGCGAAAGTCGGACACGATCAGGTGAACTTCTTCGGAGTTCAGAATTTCCAGAGCGGCCGGACCGCTTTCCGCAGTCAGCAGCCGAAACGGTTCCCGGCGCAGCAGTCGCTTCAGAGCTTTCAGAACGTTGACTTCGTCGTCGACGCACAGAACGGTCTTTTGATTCATTGGCGTTGATGGCTCCCGGTTGGGCGTCAGGCGGAATTCGATTCGCTGAAAGACGGCAAATGTCGGCGGCTTCAGTTGTGACCGCCGGTTTCACTGCCGTCGATCGGCAGCCGGACGGTAAACGTGGTTCCCTGACCAACAGTGCTGTCGACGCAAATCGTCCCGCGATGCTTTTGCACAATTCCGTACGAAACCGACAGC
Encoded here:
- a CDS encoding ABC transporter substrate-binding protein, with the translated sequence MSPIRQISQLRIFGIMSCYSDFPERRIPFSAFLLLTTLLFATGCDQKSPSANSQDGTRQTTLALNWYPEAEHGGFVAADGLGLFQDRKLAVEIIPGGSTAPNLVIQELAAGRIEFAVSTADQVVTARGRGVPIVAVLAPIQQTPRCIMVHESSGISSLQELKNVELAISEARPFALWMKKQLPLTGVTMIPYNGLVGEFLLKPDFAQQGYVFSEPFVAREKGGDPKVLMLSEIGFNPYASLLVTTEDVINAKPELVRDLVIACQQGWQQYLESPEATNQRLNLENKEISIEALQYAVDSLRPLCRTADGEVFGSMTTERWQQLVEQIEAVQVVEAGSVKAADCFTNRFLESAP
- a CDS encoding response regulator is translated as MWIPKILFVDDEPNIVRACKRVLRNTDSEVFITTTAGEALELAKEHEFAVVVSDQRMPGMEGTDLLEQIRRIQPDAVRIILTGYADMSAAVDAINRGAVYRFLMKPWDDEQLRSTISHAVAQFALIEENRRLHVLSEAQNEQLRELNEGLERRVAERTSQVIELSGRLDQTLKGALNVLAQLVEISSSTIGNHSRRVADLSLRIGRELSLCDDELRQLEAAALFHDIGKLHLPGAVLRKPRNQLSKEELATLQRHATDGEAIVKAIPFLDDAAAFVRHHHERFDGTGYPDRLSGNTIPLGARIIAVADAFDKQLNEKVTYRDRTVTSVIADVKRRAPEWYDPTIVAVLARCVGDSESAGCELERVLEVNADDLVPGMVLAQDLLTDSGALLLSRDTELSNESLRRLKSMTALSLKCGVKVYRTIQPADQETNVRNRSATVGTLVSGMV
- a CDS encoding HDOD domain-containing protein, yielding MRSLNMTSVLEMIRGLPALPETHVQVMQLSSDPTSSVAEIARVINTDAALAARVLKVANTPFYGMNGRIETVSRAVVILGSRTVYSLVLGAGIVEVLNSEDPRTECGIDVWQHCLQTAIAARTLAEHNGTLDADFAFTGGLLHDMGKLVLASMFPEGYRSVLEEHSATSVPLQLLEQQLFGIDHARAGGVLCRTWNLPQTLRVIVENHHCDDSVQSVASAVANGNVLARLVAPRASGEVFVSAAELARLFSRQNRAELLRRLVVSQSMQPPVLNENSQRCDSVVIDVSDPDVREAVRLVALACGHTPLNRDDAADADLVISETGTLDEARPASELRHISLSTCLSDAGGVTALNIAALHRAFLFTTGPALRPAATPVADPARPASGKLQHNTGCDNGYHNGFDEHISGVSPILKTVPAER
- a CDS encoding response regulator, whose amino-acid sequence is MNQKTVLCVDDEVNVLKALKRLLRREPFRLLTAESGPAALEILNSEEVHLIVSDFRMPGMTGTELLSEVAVRSPETVRVVLSGYADAASIVEAINKGHIFRFLAKPWNDDDLRANLKVCLEQHSMIVRHRELTEELAQRNAELRSLSERQQALIEERTRSLQMAQEIVQVLPQPLIGVSRDSIVALSNRQADELLESPVGYEIDEVFPPELARTIRRSLRDVADGTESETVRIGDTEFAATVITLRQGGSVRGSLVLLEAVPCAV